From a region of the Basfia succiniciproducens genome:
- the udp gene encoding uridine phosphorylase — protein sequence MSEVFHLGLTKAMLKGAKVAIVPGDPARSERIAKEMENAEYLNSTREFTSWLGYMDGEPIVVCSTGIGGPSVSICVEELAQLGVRTFLRIGTTGAIQPHINVGDILITTGAVRLDGASQHFAPLEYPAVADFACTNALYNAALSQGIRPYVGITASSDTFYPGQERYDTFSGKIYPKFQGTLKQWQDLNVMNYEMESATLFTMCAALGLKAGMVAGVIVNRTQQEIPNEATIKSTEQKAVAVVVEAAGKMAKA from the coding sequence ATGTCAGAAGTATTTCATCTAGGCTTGACCAAAGCCATGCTAAAAGGCGCTAAGGTCGCTATTGTTCCGGGCGATCCGGCTCGTAGCGAACGTATCGCTAAAGAAATGGAAAATGCCGAATATCTGAATTCAACCCGCGAATTTACCTCATGGCTTGGCTATATGGACGGCGAGCCTATTGTGGTTTGTTCGACCGGTATTGGCGGACCGTCAGTTTCAATCTGTGTGGAAGAGTTAGCGCAATTGGGCGTGAGAACTTTCCTACGCATTGGCACGACGGGCGCAATTCAGCCGCATATTAATGTGGGCGATATTTTAATTACAACCGGCGCCGTGCGCTTGGACGGGGCCAGCCAGCATTTTGCGCCGTTAGAATATCCCGCAGTGGCTGATTTTGCCTGCACTAACGCATTATATAACGCCGCCCTTTCGCAAGGCATTCGGCCTTATGTGGGTATTACCGCTTCTTCCGATACGTTTTATCCCGGTCAGGAACGTTACGATACTTTCAGTGGCAAAATTTATCCGAAATTCCAGGGTACATTAAAACAATGGCAGGATTTGAACGTGATGAATTATGAAATGGAATCCGCCACCTTGTTTACCATGTGTGCGGCATTGGGATTAAAAGCGGGTATGGTTGCCGGCGTGATTGTGAATCGTACCCAACAGGAAATTCCAAATGAAGCGACCATAAAAAGCACCGAGCAAAAAGCGGTTGCGGTGGTGGTGGAAGCCGCAGGAAAAATGGCGAAAGCCTAG
- a CDS encoding DUF2301 domain-containing membrane protein, which translates to MADPHIRSPMDAWDYLTVCIYRSGFVLAAIFTALLPYYPDIAQTGLLVAAVFCASSLHLYLKNFRLILQFATWIALLCRLFSQSELAFGGALLTLGGLCFKEYFCFRILGLNLQPVFVALLWGSVVFEFSLAINILSAISAVLFLLLSIQKWRMPLHFDIGDKTKYQV; encoded by the coding sequence GTGGCAGATCCGCATATTCGCTCCCCAATGGACGCTTGGGATTATCTCACGGTTTGTATTTACCGTTCGGGATTTGTGTTAGCCGCAATTTTTACCGCACTTTTGCCTTATTATCCCGATATCGCACAAACGGGCTTATTAGTTGCCGCGGTTTTTTGCGCCTCAAGTTTGCATTTATACTTGAAAAACTTTCGTTTAATCTTGCAGTTTGCAACCTGGATTGCTTTATTATGCCGGCTTTTTTCTCAATCCGAACTGGCGTTTGGCGGCGCATTACTGACGTTAGGCGGGCTATGTTTTAAAGAATATTTTTGCTTCCGCATTTTGGGGTTAAATCTGCAACCGGTTTTTGTCGCTTTGTTATGGGGCTCGGTAGTTTTCGAATTTTCTTTAGCAATCAATATATTATCAGCTATAAGTGCGGTGCTCTTTTTATTACTTTCGATTCAAAAATGGCGCATGCCGTTGCATTTCGATATCGGCGATAAGACAAAATATCAGGTTTAA
- the srlR gene encoding glucitol operon DNA-binding transcriptional repressor SrlR: MKPRERQSAIVEFLQINGKTAVEQLAQIFKTTGTTIRKDLTALEAEKKVLRAYGSVVLVNKDEIDLPEANKTNTNLEVKRRIGQKATEFIGDGDSLLMDSGTTVLQMVPYLAKYRDLTIMTNSLHIMNALTGLERDYELLITGGTYRQKSASFHGILAESTVEKFTFDKLFIGTNSFDLDYGLTTFNEVHGVSKSMCKAAREIIVLADSSKFQRRSPNVVCPLEKINTIVTDKKLDPAIHQALIEKNINVILV; encoded by the coding sequence GTGAAACCAAGAGAAAGACAATCGGCAATCGTCGAATTTTTACAAATAAATGGTAAAACCGCAGTAGAACAGCTGGCACAAATTTTTAAAACCACCGGTACCACAATTCGTAAAGATTTAACCGCACTTGAAGCGGAAAAAAAAGTGTTGCGGGCTTATGGCAGTGTGGTATTGGTTAACAAAGATGAAATTGATTTGCCGGAAGCCAATAAAACCAACACTAATTTAGAAGTGAAGCGCCGCATCGGGCAAAAGGCGACGGAATTTATTGGTGACGGCGATTCGTTACTTATGGATTCCGGTACGACGGTGTTGCAAATGGTGCCTTATTTGGCTAAATATCGTGATCTTACCATTATGACAAACAGCCTGCATATTATGAATGCGCTAACCGGCTTGGAACGGGATTACGAATTATTGATAACCGGCGGCACTTATCGACAAAAATCCGCTTCTTTCCACGGTATTTTAGCGGAATCTACGGTGGAAAAATTTACCTTTGATAAGCTTTTTATCGGAACCAACAGTTTTGATTTGGATTACGGACTGACAACTTTTAACGAAGTGCACGGGGTGAGCAAATCCATGTGTAAGGCGGCTCGGGAAATAATTGTGCTGGCGGACTCATCAAAATTCCAGCGCCGCAGCCCGAATGTGGTTTGCCCGCTGGAAAAAATTAACACCATTGTGACGGATAAAAAACTTGATCCCGCTATCCACCAGGCGTTAATCGAGAAAAATATTAATGTGATTTTAGTGTAG
- a CDS encoding shikimate 5-dehydrogenase encodes MINKDTQLCISLSGRPSNFGTRFHNYMYEKLGLNFVYKAFTTNDIEHAVKGVRALGIRGCAVSMPFKESCMPFLDEISPSAKAIESVNTIVNTDGYLKAYNTDYIAISKLIAKYQLKPTACVIIQGSGGMAKAVAAAFKNAGFDNLKIYARNAVTGGYLAKLYGYQYIDSLYGQNADILVNATPIGMKGGGKEEYILSFPEAMIDQASVAFDVVAMPAETPLIKYARQQGKTVISGAEVAVLQAVEQFELYTGQRPSDELIAEAASFARANS; translated from the coding sequence ATGATTAATAAAGACACACAACTTTGTATATCGCTTTCGGGCAGACCGAGTAATTTCGGCACCCGTTTTCATAACTATATGTATGAAAAACTCGGCTTAAACTTCGTATATAAGGCGTTCACCACCAACGATATTGAACATGCAGTAAAAGGCGTACGGGCTTTAGGAATTCGCGGTTGTGCCGTATCGATGCCGTTTAAAGAGAGCTGTATGCCGTTTTTAGATGAAATATCGCCATCCGCCAAAGCAATCGAATCGGTGAATACCATTGTAAATACCGACGGTTATCTAAAAGCCTATAACACCGACTATATTGCAATCTCCAAATTAATTGCGAAATACCAGCTCAAACCGACCGCTTGTGTGATCATACAGGGTAGCGGCGGAATGGCGAAAGCGGTGGCGGCGGCGTTTAAAAATGCCGGCTTCGACAATCTTAAAATCTATGCGCGCAATGCGGTTACCGGCGGCTATTTGGCAAAACTCTACGGCTATCAATATATCGACTCTCTTTATGGACAAAATGCGGATATTTTGGTGAATGCGACGCCGATCGGGATGAAAGGCGGCGGTAAAGAAGAGTATATTCTTTCTTTCCCCGAAGCGATGATTGACCAAGCCTCGGTTGCTTTTGACGTAGTTGCAATGCCGGCGGAAACGCCGTTAATCAAATATGCCCGACAACAGGGTAAAACGGTTATTTCCGGTGCGGAGGTGGCGGTATTGCAAGCGGTGGAGCAGTTTGAACTTTATACCGGACAACGTCCGAGCGATGAATTAATCGCTGAAGCCGCGTCATTCGCCCGCGCGAACAGTTGA
- a CDS encoding DUF4184 family protein, with amino-acid sequence MPFTFAHPVTVLYFPRNSRYFHFPALVLGTMSPDFMYMLHWKTDVGGHTLFGSEWVNLPLCLLFYAVYRLILATPIKQHLPAFCGSNVPQATFKNPLAWLIVFLYSAWIGMATHIALDELTHDGGYFVQLFPILQTKIIFHIYDWLQYGIGAVGLISIILYQRRMAGKYPYRSSRSAKQKWFFWLSVVSLTVIIFYLSNPLYPLVWNEIASIVLRIINSFFISLTIHGLIFTVMKKRSLKIR; translated from the coding sequence ATGCCGTTTACCTTTGCACATCCGGTTACCGTATTGTACTTTCCCCGTAATAGCCGCTATTTTCATTTTCCCGCACTGGTATTGGGGACGATGTCGCCCGACTTTATGTATATGCTGCATTGGAAAACGGATGTCGGCGGGCACACGTTGTTTGGCAGCGAATGGGTTAATTTACCGCTTTGTTTACTGTTTTATGCGGTGTATCGACTGATCTTAGCAACGCCGATTAAGCAGCATTTACCCGCTTTTTGCGGTTCGAATGTGCCACAAGCAACGTTTAAAAACCCGCTGGCGTGGTTAATTGTTTTTTTATATTCCGCTTGGATAGGCATGGCGACTCATATCGCCCTTGACGAGCTAACTCACGACGGCGGCTATTTCGTACAACTTTTCCCGATACTACAGACCAAAATTATTTTTCATATTTATGACTGGCTGCAATACGGCATCGGTGCCGTAGGCTTGATTAGTATAATACTTTATCAACGTCGTATGGCTGGCAAATACCCTTACCGTTCTTCCCGTAGCGCAAAGCAAAAATGGTTTTTCTGGTTAAGCGTAGTGAGTTTGACTGTGATCATCTTTTATCTGAGCAATCCTCTATATCCCTTGGTTTGGAATGAAATTGCCAGTATAGTGTTACGTATTATCAACAGCTTTTTTATCAGTTTAACGATTCACGGGCTGATTTTTACGGTAATGAAAAAACGATCATTAAAAATAAGGTAA
- a CDS encoding multifunctional CCA addition/repair protein has protein sequence MQTYLVGGAVRDQLLNLPVKDRDWVVVGATPEQLLSLGYQQVGRDFPVFLHPKTKEEYALARTERKSGAGYTGFICDFSPHISLEQDLIRRDLTINAIAQDNQGKFIDPYEGISDLKNRTLRHISPAFAEDPLRVLRVARFAARYHQLDFSIAPETIALMAEITEKGELQQLTIERVWQETEKALKEKNPEIYFQVLLQVGALKILFPELYALYGVPNPAQYHPEIDSFLHTMLVLQQAVRLTENTEFNKSAVRFSAICHDLGKALTPKDILPHHYGHEKAGIQPIRTLSNRLKVPTYYKELAEFTCEYHSYIHKAFELKPETVIKLFNKLDVWRKPQRFEELMLVCVADTRGRTGFEQTAYPQKDYLRQLYQTALQVNVQQVIEDGFEKQGIRDELTRRRTIAVKTKKAEILPRFVGQ, from the coding sequence ATGCAAACTTATCTTGTGGGCGGAGCCGTCCGTGATCAGCTATTAAATTTGCCGGTAAAAGATCGGGATTGGGTGGTTGTGGGCGCTACTCCGGAACAATTACTCTCTCTGGGTTATCAACAAGTAGGTAGAGACTTTCCCGTTTTTCTTCATCCCAAAACAAAAGAAGAATATGCGCTGGCGCGGACAGAACGAAAATCCGGCGCCGGTTATACTGGGTTTATCTGTGATTTTTCGCCCCATATCAGCTTAGAGCAAGATTTAATTCGCCGGGATCTTACCATCAATGCTATCGCGCAGGATAATCAAGGCAAGTTTATCGATCCTTACGAAGGAATTTCCGACTTAAAAAATCGTACTCTACGCCATATTTCTCCCGCTTTCGCAGAAGATCCGTTACGGGTTTTACGAGTAGCCCGTTTCGCAGCTCGTTACCATCAGTTAGATTTTAGCATTGCACCCGAAACAATCGCACTGATGGCTGAAATTACCGAAAAAGGGGAACTTCAACAGCTGACGATAGAGCGTGTTTGGCAGGAAACGGAAAAAGCATTAAAGGAAAAAAATCCTGAAATCTATTTTCAGGTATTATTGCAAGTCGGCGCATTAAAAATATTGTTCCCCGAACTCTATGCCCTGTATGGTGTGCCGAATCCAGCGCAATATCATCCCGAAATCGATTCCTTTTTACATACAATGCTGGTCTTACAACAAGCCGTTCGGCTTACGGAAAACACTGAGTTTAATAAAAGTGCGGTACGTTTTTCAGCAATTTGTCATGATCTCGGCAAAGCGCTTACACCTAAAGATATTCTGCCCCATCATTACGGGCATGAAAAAGCCGGAATTCAGCCTATACGCACATTATCCAACCGCTTGAAAGTGCCGACATATTATAAAGAATTAGCCGAATTTACCTGCGAATATCATTCGTACATTCATAAAGCCTTTGAACTAAAACCCGAAACTGTCATAAAACTATTCAATAAATTAGATGTATGGCGAAAACCGCAAAGATTTGAAGAACTGATGTTGGTTTGTGTAGCGGATACCAGAGGAAGAACAGGATTCGAACAAACCGCTTATCCGCAAAAAGACTACCTTCGGCAGCTTTACCAAACCGCGTTACAGGTCAATGTTCAACAAGTAATTGAAGACGGCTTTGAAAAACAAGGTATTAGAGATGAACTCACCCGGCGACGAACAATAGCGGTTAAAACTAAAAAAGCTGAAATTCTGCCTCGCTTTGTAGGGCAATAG
- a CDS encoding TIGR04211 family SH3 domain-containing protein has product MQKLIKLFFSGILLTLSVQAAQAETQYVTENLNTYLRKGAGDNFKIAGAIQAGEAVSVLDRKEKYSLIRDSKNREAWILTAELTDTPSSKEENPRLKAQVQELTSKLNRLDADWQQRTTEMQRRTKDADQKSSQLLEENSQLKRELEITKNKNRDLEAMLDAGKREIAIQWFIYGGSVLGVGLLIGLIIPLILPKRRRRDGWA; this is encoded by the coding sequence ATGCAAAAATTGATCAAATTATTTTTTTCCGGCATTCTATTAACTTTATCCGTTCAAGCCGCTCAGGCTGAAACACAATATGTCACTGAAAATCTCAACACCTATTTACGCAAAGGTGCCGGCGATAATTTTAAAATTGCAGGCGCAATTCAAGCGGGTGAAGCGGTTTCTGTTTTAGATCGTAAAGAAAAATACAGTTTAATTCGAGATAGCAAAAATCGGGAAGCCTGGATTTTAACCGCCGAATTAACCGATACGCCAAGCAGTAAAGAAGAAAATCCGCGCTTAAAAGCGCAAGTTCAGGAACTCACCTCAAAATTAAATCGTCTGGACGCCGATTGGCAGCAACGTACTACAGAAATGCAACGTCGCACCAAAGATGCAGATCAAAAAAGCAGTCAATTATTAGAAGAAAATTCACAACTTAAGCGAGAATTAGAAATCACTAAAAATAAAAATCGTGATCTGGAAGCCATGCTTGATGCGGGAAAACGTGAAATTGCAATCCAATGGTTTATTTATGGAGGTTCCGTATTAGGCGTCGGTTTACTCATCGGATTGATTATTCCATTAATCTTACCAAAACGTCGCCGTCGTGACGGTTGGGCTTAA
- a CDS encoding inorganic phosphate transporter translates to MELLHNYGTVIIFITAAFAFFMAFGVGANDVSNAMGTSVGSGTITARQAIYIALIFEAAGAYLAGGEVTETIKSGIIDPMDFVTHPDTLVLGMMSALFASGSWLLIASRWGWPVSTTHSIVGAIVGFGCITAGAGAVKWSALTGIVGSWFITPFIAGVLAYGIFFCIQKLIFDTEHPLRNAQKYGPHLMGATVFIICIVTVAKGLKHVGLNLTGLETLLISIALSLVSVVISYFYFRSKKFIKKVHKGVFGGVEHVFSILMLMTACAMAFAHGSNDVANAIGPLASVVTIVESGGDIAANAPIAWWVLPLGAAGIAVGLIVMGYKVMATIGTGITDLTPSRGFSAQFATAATVVVASGTGLPISTTQTLVGAVLGIGFARGIAALNLTVIRNIIASWIVTLPAGAFFAIIIYYILDAIFR, encoded by the coding sequence ATGGAATTACTGCATAATTATGGCACAGTTATTATCTTTATCACTGCGGCCTTTGCATTTTTTATGGCATTTGGTGTCGGTGCTAACGATGTATCAAATGCCATGGGAACATCGGTAGGTTCCGGCACAATTACCGCCAGACAAGCCATTTATATCGCACTCATCTTTGAAGCCGCCGGGGCTTACTTAGCCGGCGGTGAAGTAACGGAAACAATAAAAAGCGGCATTATTGATCCTATGGACTTTGTCACCCATCCGGATACCTTGGTGTTGGGTATGATGTCGGCTTTATTCGCTTCCGGTTCTTGGTTATTAATCGCCTCCCGTTGGGGATGGCCGGTTTCCACCACACATTCGATTGTCGGCGCAATTGTCGGTTTCGGTTGTATTACCGCCGGTGCTGGCGCAGTAAAATGGAGTGCGCTCACAGGTATCGTCGGCAGCTGGTTCATTACGCCCTTTATCGCCGGTGTGTTAGCGTACGGTATTTTCTTCTGTATTCAAAAATTAATTTTTGATACCGAACATCCGCTGCGAAACGCACAAAAATACGGGCCGCACTTAATGGGTGCGACAGTATTTATTATTTGCATCGTAACCGTTGCCAAAGGTTTAAAACATGTAGGATTAAATTTAACCGGATTAGAAACCTTATTAATTTCTATTGCCCTAAGTTTAGTCTCTGTTGTCATCAGCTACTTTTATTTTCGTAGCAAAAAATTCATCAAAAAGGTGCATAAAGGCGTTTTTGGCGGCGTAGAACACGTCTTTAGCATTTTAATGTTAATGACAGCTTGTGCAATGGCATTCGCTCACGGTTCAAACGATGTGGCAAATGCTATCGGACCACTGGCTTCTGTCGTCACTATCGTAGAAAGCGGCGGCGACATCGCAGCCAATGCACCTATTGCCTGGTGGGTTTTACCGCTAGGAGCCGCAGGTATTGCCGTGGGTTTAATCGTTATGGGTTACAAAGTGATGGCAACTATCGGCACAGGTATCACAGATCTCACACCAAGCCGAGGATTTTCCGCCCAATTTGCTACCGCCGCAACGGTAGTTGTAGCATCGGGAACGGGCTTGCCTATTTCAACTACACAAACGCTAGTGGGAGCAGTATTAGGTATCGGTTTTGCGCGAGGTATCGCCGCATTAAACTTAACCGTAATCCGTAATATTATAGCCTCCTGGATCGTTACCTTACCGGCTGGTGCATTTTTTGCTATTATCATTTATTACATCTTAGATGCAATTTTTAGATAA
- a CDS encoding TIGR00153 family protein: protein MAINNILGLFAHSPLKPLQRHSDKVTEACSLLVPFVEAVFQDDWVKAESIQAQISETEREADTLKREIRLKLPRGLFLPIDRTDLLELVTQQDKLANYAKDIAGRMIGRQFKIPTEIQADFMAFVCRSLDATVQAHRVIEEMDELLETGFKGRELNLVNTMITELDKIEDDTDQMQIKLRLMLRQIEDRFNPIDVMSLYKTFEWIGVLADQAQRVGSRIELMLARS from the coding sequence ATGGCAATAAACAATATCTTAGGATTATTTGCACATTCGCCTTTAAAACCACTACAACGACATTCAGACAAAGTCACGGAAGCCTGTAGTTTACTCGTTCCTTTCGTCGAAGCGGTTTTCCAAGACGATTGGGTTAAAGCGGAAAGTATCCAAGCTCAAATTTCAGAAACAGAACGAGAAGCGGATACCTTAAAACGCGAGATTCGTTTAAAGTTACCTCGCGGGTTATTTTTGCCTATCGATAGAACGGATTTATTAGAACTGGTTACTCAGCAAGATAAATTAGCCAATTATGCAAAAGATATTGCAGGTCGTATGATCGGTCGTCAATTTAAAATCCCAACCGAAATACAAGCGGATTTTATGGCGTTTGTTTGCCGTAGCCTGGATGCCACCGTTCAAGCCCATCGCGTAATTGAAGAAATGGATGAATTATTGGAAACCGGATTCAAAGGACGCGAATTAAATCTTGTGAATACAATGATTACCGAATTAGATAAAATTGAAGACGATACGGATCAAATGCAAATTAAATTGCGTCTCATGCTGCGTCAAATCGAAGATCGTTTTAATCCGATTGATGTGATGTCTTTATATAAAACCTTTGAGTGGATTGGTGTGCTTGCCGATCAGGCGCAACGTGTTGGTTCCCGAATTGAACTAATGCTGGCTCGCTCATAA
- a CDS encoding inorganic triphosphatase gives MSDEIELKLAVSPQAADILIQEIARYPILAQKKTFLANCYYDSADCYFAHQKMGLRVRRENDRFTMTLKTNGNVLGGLHIRPEYNVELESDAPDLSKLSIFNETLPKLPADLQVQPVFNTDFERHIWLLEGENREQIEVALDRGEIKSGEKTEIISELEFELKQGNVADLLSFVAGLNLTDGVRLSALSKAKRGYQLAYNQAREPVDWLDKWRDILKSEENHGNLTAQLKALFHHEQQLVEETMALKADYFARNFLTSVERIGAFFNLYHHYIEQPNLLGRIVNEKLAQGKNVDDSVISELTESNNYLFNQIRDLIRLHSETKDNLLALTKLIALLHEAGYVRRMLNLIRLTME, from the coding sequence ATGAGTGATGAAATAGAATTGAAGTTAGCCGTAAGCCCGCAGGCCGCTGATATTTTGATACAGGAAATAGCCCGATATCCTATTTTGGCGCAGAAGAAAACTTTTCTTGCCAATTGTTATTATGATAGTGCCGATTGTTACTTCGCTCATCAAAAAATGGGGCTGCGCGTACGCCGGGAAAACGATCGGTTTACGATGACGTTAAAGACGAACGGAAATGTTCTCGGCGGATTGCATATACGTCCGGAATATAATGTCGAACTTGAGTCGGATGCGCCCGATTTATCCAAACTTTCAATTTTTAATGAAACTTTGCCTAAATTACCCGCAGACTTACAAGTTCAACCGGTTTTCAACACGGATTTTGAACGTCATATTTGGTTGCTGGAAGGGGAAAACCGAGAACAAATAGAAGTCGCTTTAGATCGGGGCGAAATTAAGTCAGGTGAAAAAACGGAAATTATTTCAGAGTTGGAATTTGAATTAAAGCAAGGAAATGTTGCGGATTTATTATCCTTTGTTGCCGGGTTAAATTTAACCGATGGCGTACGTTTAAGCGCATTGAGCAAAGCGAAACGAGGTTATCAATTAGCTTATAATCAGGCTCGGGAACCCGTCGATTGGCTGGATAAGTGGCGCGACATTCTTAAATCGGAAGAAAATCACGGAAATTTGACCGCACAATTAAAGGCGTTATTCCATCATGAGCAGCAGCTGGTCGAAGAAACGATGGCATTAAAGGCGGATTATTTTGCACGGAATTTTCTCACTAGCGTAGAACGAATCGGTGCATTTTTTAATTTGTATCATCATTATATTGAGCAACCTAATTTATTAGGACGGATCGTTAACGAAAAATTGGCGCAAGGTAAGAATGTTGATGACTCGGTTATTAGCGAATTAACGGAAAGTAACAATTATTTATTTAATCAAATTCGGGATTTAATTCGTCTGCACAGCGAAACCAAAGATAACCTATTAGCGCTGACGAAATTAATCGCCTTGTTACATGAAGCCGGTTATGTTCGTCGTATGCTCAATTTAATTCGTTTAACTATGGAGTAA
- the radA gene encoding DNA repair protein RadA, whose protein sequence is MAKAPKTAYVCNDCGAEYSRWQGQCSACKAWNTISEVRLVSAKQPANRNDRFSGYAGETQAKIQTLAEINLQETPRFSSGFKELDRVLGGGIVPGSAILIGGHPGAGKSTLLLQVMCGLARNMTALYVTGEESLQQVAMRANRLGLPTDRLQMLSETSVEQICSLADQLKPQILVIDSIQVMHLADIQSSPGSVAQVRECASFLTRYAKTRQVAIIMVGHVTKDGTLAGPKVLEHAIDCSLLLEGESDSRFRTLRSHKNRFGAVNELGVFGMTEQGLREVKNPSAIFLSRGEEQTPGSSVMVLWEGTRPLLVEIQALVDHSMLANPRRVAVGLEQNRLALLLAVLHRHGGLQMADQDVFVNVVGGVKVTETSADLALLLALISSFRNRALPQDLVVFGEVGLAGEIRPVPSGQERISEAAKHGFKRAIVPYGNKPKSAVENMQVFTVKKLADALDILDSLDY, encoded by the coding sequence ATGGCAAAAGCGCCGAAAACCGCTTATGTATGCAATGATTGCGGAGCCGAATATTCCCGCTGGCAGGGGCAATGTTCCGCCTGTAAAGCATGGAATACTATCAGCGAAGTCCGTTTGGTTTCAGCAAAACAGCCTGCTAACAGAAATGATCGCTTTAGCGGTTATGCGGGTGAAACTCAGGCAAAAATTCAAACCTTAGCGGAAATCAACCTACAGGAAACACCTCGTTTTTCAAGCGGATTTAAAGAATTGGATCGCGTATTAGGCGGCGGTATTGTACCCGGATCCGCTATTTTGATCGGCGGGCATCCGGGGGCCGGGAAATCAACTTTGCTGCTTCAAGTGATGTGCGGATTAGCCCGAAATATGACCGCACTTTATGTGACGGGAGAAGAATCCTTGCAACAGGTTGCAATGCGGGCGAACCGTTTAGGCTTGCCCACTGACCGTCTTCAAATGTTATCCGAAACATCGGTAGAGCAAATTTGTAGCCTGGCGGATCAGCTTAAACCGCAAATTCTGGTTATTGATTCCATCCAGGTTATGCATTTAGCGGATATTCAGTCTTCTCCCGGTTCGGTCGCCCAAGTACGGGAATGCGCATCGTTTCTCACCCGTTATGCCAAGACCCGTCAGGTTGCTATTATTATGGTCGGACATGTGACCAAAGACGGTACATTAGCCGGGCCAAAAGTATTGGAACACGCCATTGACTGTTCTTTATTATTAGAAGGTGAATCGGATTCTCGTTTCCGCACTTTACGCAGCCATAAAAACCGTTTTGGCGCGGTGAATGAACTCGGTGTTTTTGGTATGACGGAACAAGGGCTACGCGAAGTGAAAAATCCATCCGCAATTTTTTTGAGCCGCGGGGAAGAACAAACCCCCGGCAGCTCAGTTATGGTTTTGTGGGAGGGAACTCGTCCTTTACTGGTAGAAATTCAGGCGCTGGTGGATCATTCTATGCTGGCAAACCCAAGACGCGTTGCCGTCGGTTTGGAACAAAATCGTCTTGCATTACTGCTGGCGGTTTTGCATCGTCACGGCGGATTACAAATGGCGGATCAGGATGTCTTTGTGAATGTGGTCGGTGGAGTAAAAGTGACCGAAACCAGTGCGGATCTGGCCTTACTATTAGCGCTTATTTCCAGTTTTCGCAATCGTGCGTTACCGCAGGATTTGGTTGTTTTTGGCGAAGTCGGCTTGGCGGGGGAAATTCGCCCTGTACCGAGCGGTCAGGAACGTATATCCGAAGCGGCAAAACATGGTTTCAAACGAGCCATCGTTCCTTACGGTAATAAACCGAAAAGTGCGGTAGAAAATATGCAAGTTTTTACGGTTAAAAAACTTGCCGATGCCTTAGATATACTGGATAGTTTGGATTATTAA